In Thauera sedimentorum, a single genomic region encodes these proteins:
- the atpG gene encoding F0F1 ATP synthase subunit gamma, which yields MASGKEIRTKIKSVQNTRKITKAMEMVAASKMRKAQDRMRSARPYAEKIRRLAANLSQANVTDYKHPFLVRKDQVKRVGLILVTTDKGLCGGLNTNIQRVAINAMKEWEANGATEVRACCIGNKGFGFMQRVGAKVVSHVVHLGDTPHLEKLIGPVKVMLDAFQNDEVDAVYIAYTRFINTMKQEPVLEQLLPLTGDKLGTPEGSWDYLYEPDPQVVIDEMLVRYVEALVYQAVAENMASEQSARMVAMKAASDNAKNVIGELQLVYNKTRQAAITKELSEIVGGAAAV from the coding sequence ATGGCTAGCGGTAAGGAAATCCGTACCAAGATCAAGAGCGTGCAAAACACGCGCAAGATCACCAAGGCCATGGAAATGGTGGCCGCATCCAAGATGCGCAAGGCGCAGGACAGGATGCGGTCCGCTCGTCCCTATGCCGAAAAGATCCGCCGACTCGCCGCGAACCTGTCCCAAGCCAATGTGACCGACTACAAGCACCCCTTCCTGGTCCGCAAGGACCAGGTCAAGCGGGTGGGCCTGATCCTCGTCACCACCGACAAGGGTCTGTGCGGCGGCCTCAACACCAATATCCAGCGCGTGGCGATCAACGCCATGAAGGAATGGGAGGCCAATGGCGCCACCGAAGTCCGGGCCTGCTGCATCGGCAACAAGGGTTTCGGCTTCATGCAGCGCGTAGGGGCGAAGGTCGTCTCGCACGTGGTGCACCTGGGCGACACCCCGCACCTGGAAAAGCTGATCGGACCGGTCAAGGTCATGCTCGACGCTTTCCAGAACGACGAGGTCGATGCGGTCTATATCGCCTACACTCGCTTCATCAACACGATGAAGCAGGAGCCGGTGCTGGAGCAACTGCTGCCGCTGACCGGCGACAAGCTCGGTACGCCGGAAGGTTCGTGGGATTACCTCTACGAGCCGGATCCGCAGGTGGTCATCGACGAAATGCTGGTGCGTTACGTCGAGGCGCTGGTGTACCAGGCGGTGGCTGAGAACATGGCTTCGGAACAGAGTGCGCGCATGGTGGCAATGAAAGCCGCGTCCGACAACGCCAAGAACGTCATTGGTGAGCTGCAGCTGGTCTACAACAAGACCCGCCAGGCCGCGATCACCAAGGAGCTGTCGGAAATCGTGGGCGGCGCCGCCGCGGTGTAA
- the atpD gene encoding F0F1 ATP synthase subunit beta, with protein sequence MSQGTIVQCIGAVVDIQFPREAMPKVYDALKLEDSADSFAEAGLTFEVQQQLGDGVVRTIALGSSDGLRRGMKVSGTGKPISVPVGHGTLGRIMDVLGRPIDEAGPIETDELRAIHQKAPKFDELSPSVELLETGIKVIDLICPFAKGGKVGLFGGAGVGKTVNMMELINNIAKQHSGLSVFAGVGERTREGNDFYHEMKDSNVLDKVAMVFGQMNEPPGNRLRVALTGLTMAERFRDEGRDILFFVDNIYRYTLAGTEVSALLGRMPSAVGYQPTLAEEMGRLQERITSTKVGSITSIQAVYVPADDLTDPSPATTFLHLDSTVVLSRDIAALGIYPAVDPLDSTSRQLDPLIVGEEHYNTARAVQQTLQKYKELRDIIAILGMDELSPDDKLAVARARKIQRFLSQPFHVAEVFTGSPGKYVSLKDTIAGFKAIVSGELDHLPEQAFYMVGNIDEAIEKAKKLQ encoded by the coding sequence ATGAGTCAAGGAACGATCGTTCAGTGCATCGGCGCCGTGGTGGATATCCAGTTCCCCCGCGAAGCCATGCCCAAGGTGTATGACGCCCTGAAGCTCGAGGACAGCGCCGACTCCTTCGCCGAAGCTGGTCTGACCTTCGAGGTTCAGCAACAGCTCGGCGATGGCGTGGTGCGTACCATCGCGCTGGGTTCTTCCGACGGCCTGCGCCGCGGCATGAAAGTGTCCGGTACCGGCAAGCCGATTTCGGTGCCGGTCGGCCACGGCACGCTTGGCCGCATCATGGACGTGCTGGGTCGCCCGATCGACGAAGCCGGTCCGATCGAGACCGACGAACTGCGCGCCATCCACCAGAAGGCGCCCAAGTTCGACGAACTGTCTCCCTCGGTGGAGCTGCTCGAGACCGGCATCAAGGTTATCGACCTGATCTGCCCGTTCGCCAAGGGTGGCAAGGTCGGCCTGTTCGGCGGCGCCGGCGTGGGCAAGACCGTGAACATGATGGAGCTGATCAACAACATCGCCAAGCAGCACTCGGGCCTGTCGGTGTTTGCTGGCGTGGGCGAGCGTACCCGTGAGGGCAACGACTTCTACCACGAGATGAAGGACTCCAACGTTCTCGACAAGGTCGCGATGGTGTTCGGTCAGATGAACGAACCCCCGGGCAACCGTCTGCGCGTGGCGCTGACCGGCCTGACCATGGCCGAGCGCTTCCGCGACGAAGGCCGCGACATCCTGTTCTTCGTCGATAACATCTACCGCTACACCCTGGCCGGTACCGAAGTGTCCGCGCTGCTGGGTCGTATGCCGTCCGCGGTGGGTTACCAGCCGACGCTGGCCGAGGAAATGGGCCGTCTGCAGGAGCGCATCACCTCCACCAAGGTGGGCTCGATCACCTCCATCCAGGCCGTGTATGTGCCTGCGGATGACTTGACCGACCCGTCCCCGGCGACCACCTTCCTGCACCTCGACTCCACCGTCGTGCTGTCGCGTGACATCGCCGCCCTGGGTATCTACCCGGCGGTCGATCCGCTCGACTCCACCAGCCGTCAGCTCGATCCGCTGATCGTCGGTGAGGAGCACTACAACACCGCGCGTGCCGTGCAGCAGACCCTGCAGAAGTACAAGGAACTGCGTGACATCATCGCAATTCTGGGTATGGACGAACTGTCGCCGGACGACAAGCTCGCCGTGGCTCGTGCGCGTAAGATCCAGCGCTTCCTGTCGCAGCCCTTCCACGTCGCGGAAGTGTTCACCGGCTCGCCGGGCAAGTACGTTTCGCTGAAGGACACCATTGCCGGCTTCAAGGCGATCGTCAGCGGCGAACTGGACCACCTGCCGGAGCAGGCTTTCTACATGGTCGGCAACATCGACGAGGCCATCGAGAAGGCGAAGAAGCTCCAGTAA